The following nucleotide sequence is from Basilea psittacipulmonis DSM 24701.
TAAAACGTTTGAGTAAATCGCCTTGATCTTCATAATAAGATTTAATGGGCAAGAGTTGGACGAGTCTATCCACCGCAGTTCTTGAACGTATAAACTCTTGTACAGTATAGGCATCATCTTGAGATCGTGAGATACCGACATTTTGTAATAAAGCACCAATGCCTGTTAAGGAAGTCTGGTTGCGTGCAGAACGAACTACAAAACTCGATTCAGAAATATAAATGTCTGATGCCCAAAAACTAAAATAAATGAGTGAGAAAAAAGTGGGCACTATCACGATCCAACAGAATAATGGTTTTATTTTTTTTCTTAAAGAAGCGATATCTAACATATTCATCATTTATAAATTATTAACTCCATTTGCCGTACTGATGACAGGTGAAGTTAATGAAAAAATAATTCTCAAGAACTTTTGGAAATCAGCCAATGGTGCGTTTGACACATAAACAATATCTTTATTATGAATAGGGAAACGTTGTAACCAAAATAAAGATTCGGGTGTTAAAAGGTTGATACGATAAACACGTGGAATATCCATGCCAGAAGCGTAGCCACGTTGTTTCCACTCAATCTTTTCTGCTGCACGTAATTCATCAAAAGGAACGTAACGGAAAACAAAAACCCCTCTGGGATCCGATCGAGTATCGATTAATCCGCCCATGCGTCCTATCGCTTCAGCAAGACTTAAACCTTTAGCAGAAAACTTAATTTCACGATTACTGTTTACGGCACCCAATGCCGTAAAACTAAGAGGATTGTTTAAAAGTGATAAGACATCGCCTGAACGCAAAGGAATATTTTCGATGGGATTGGCGGCCAAGGTTTCTAATGAAATGGTTTTGACTTCTTGACCACGCATGAGTTGGACGGAAATGTCCTCTGCATTTTCGCTCACGCCACCAACCGCTGCAACTGCATCTAATACACGCTCTCCATGTGCTGTTAAAGGCATGCGAACACTATTACCTTGACGTAATACCGTGACATTTGCAGAATTATTTTTAAGCAAACGAACCATAACCTGCGGTTGATTAGCGATAGGTTTTAAACGGCGTAAGATTTCTGTTTGGATTTGTTCAGGTGTTTTGCCACTTACTTTAACACTGCCGATAAAAGGAACGGTGATTTTTCCATCGTAAGATACCATTTGCTCGGGTAAAGAGATAAACTGTGCAGTACCTGATCCATTATTTGTTAAGCTCGCACCAAACAAAATAGCAGGCGGTGCTTCCCATACAGAAATGTTTAAAATATCTCCCGCCGCTATCGTTCCTATATAAGGGTGTTTTGCTTCACGAAACTGACTAAAAGATTGACTGCGTTGTTGGTTAAATAGATTCATCACGACCGACGTATTGACTTCAATAATGTCAACCTTATTAGGATAACTCTCGCTTTCTTTGATACTCATGATTTTGCTTTGACTTGGACCTGAACTCGGTAAGGTATGACAAGCCGTAAGCATCACGACGCTGAGTAGTAATAAATATTTTTTCATCGTTTTAAAAAGGTATAACGGTCATCGATTTCAGTATTCTAAAGGATTCATCATGAAATGATAAGGGACTGTTGTATAAACAAAAATAATTCAAAAAAATGAAACAAAAAGCTTGATTTTTTCTTGCGGGGGGGGGTAGAATACTTGGTTGTCTTTTTGTTTTGTGTTTGATATTTACGGTGTCCAATGGGATAAAGACACTATAAATTTTTGTTGTTTAATTAATAAAAATGAAAATCCTTACTATTTTTGGAACTAGGCCAGAAGCTATAAAAATGGCTCCTTTAGTAACTCGATTAAAATCTATCCCAAATGTTGTATCAAAAGTTTGTGTAACTGGTCAGCACAAAGAGATGTTGGAACAAGTTTTATCTTTTTTTGATATACAACCTGAATATAATTTGGGTGTGATGAAAGAATCTCAAACGTTAAATGATGTTACAGCTTTAATTATAGAAAAGTTAAAACCCATTCTGGAAGAATTTCAACCTGATTATATTTTAGTTCATGGCGATACGACGACTACTTTTGCAGCATCATTAGCGGCTTTTTACCAAAAGATTCCAGTTGCTCATGTGGAAGCAGGGTTAAGAACAAATAATATGTATTCCCCTTGGCCTGAAGAAGTTAATAGGTGTCTTACTTCGGTTATTGCGGATCTACATTTTGCCCCAACGGAAACAGCAAAAAATAATTTATTAAAAGAAAATAAAAGAAGTAATAAAGTTTTTGTTACTGGAAATACAGTAGTTGATGCACTCTGGATGGTTTTAGAAAAACTAGAACAACTCGAGATGAAAAATAAAATGGAAGCTATATTTCCTTTTGTAAAGAAAAAGGGTAAAGTCATATTAATTACTGTGCACAGACGAGAAAATCAAGGCTTAAAAATTAAAAATATTGCCTTAGCAATTTTAAAGTTAGCTAAAAAATATCCTTATTTTGAGTTTGTTCTTCCATTGCATTTAAACCCGAATGTTCGACAACCGCTTATAAGTGTGCTTTCATCTCAAGCTAATATTCATTTAATAGAACCTCAAGAGTACATCTCTTTTGTTTACTTGATGTCTTGTTCATATATTATTTTAAGTGATTCTGGTGGCATACAAGAAGAAGCTCCATCATTAGGTAAACCTGTTCTTGTTATGAGAGAAACAACGGAACGCCCAGAGGCTGTGGAAGCCGGTGCAGTTAAACTCGTAGGTTCAGATACTGACTCCATAGTTAATGAATTTTCGAATTTGATTGATTCTCCAGATGTATATAAAAAAATGTCTGAATCTAAAAATCCATATGGAGATGGAACTGCATCATCAAAAATTATTAATTTGTTATTAAGTCAAAAGAAACATTTTTAGGTTTTTGTTTATATGAATAAAACGATTTCTGTTATTGGTCTTGGATATATTGGATTACCAGCCGCATCTATGTTTGCAAGTAAAGGCGTAAAAGTAATAGGTGTAGATATTAACGAACATATTGTAAATACAATAAATCAAGGAAAAATACATATAGTTGAGCCAGGATTGGAAGATTTGGTGAGACAAACGGTATCAAATAAATATTTAAAAGCCACTAATGCACCAGAACCTGCAGATGTTTTTTTAATCGCAGTTCCTACACCCTTTAAAGAAAATCATAAACCTGATCTTAGTTATATTGAGACTGTTACTAAGATGATTGCTCCTGTTCTAAAAAAAGGTAATCTTATTATTTTAGAATCGACATCGCCTGTAGGGACAACAGAAAAAATGATAGATTGGTTATCCGTTCTTCGTCCTGATTTAAAATTTCCTTCTAAAGATAGTGAGAATCATGATATTTTTGTTGCTTATTGTCCAGAACGTGTCTTACCTGGACAGGTTATAAATGAATTAATAAACAATGACCGCATCATTGGAGGAGTTACTGATGAATGTTCAAATAGAGCTATTGAGGTTTATGGTATTTTTGTGAAAGGCGATCTAATAAAAACAAATGTTAGAACAGCTGAGATGAGCAAACTTACTGAAAATGCGTTCCGCGATGTGAACATAGCTTTCGCTAACGAATTGTCTTTAATATCAGATCGCCTTAATATTGATGTGTGGGAATTAATTACTCTTGCAAATCGTCATCCGAGAGTCAATATTCTTGAACCAGGTTGTGGCGTTGGTGGTCATTGTATTGCAGTTGACCCTTGGTTTATGGTTGATAAAACTCCAGACTTGACAAAGATTATACGTACTGCACGTGAAGTAAATGATAGCAAACCAGATTGGGTAATAGAGAAAGTTAAAAAAGCAGTTAATCACGCTGCATTTATAAAAAATAAAAATGTACAACAAGTTAGAATTGTTTGTTATGGATTAACATTCAAGCCAGATATAGATGATTTGCGGGAAAGTCCAGCCTTAGCAATTGTAAATAAATTAATGAATCTGTATCCTAATCAAGTAAAAGCTGTTGAACCAAACTGTCAAAAAGATAACTGCAATGTAATTGTTCCATTGGTAGAGTATCAAGAAAGTATAGATGAAAATATTGATGTTGCAGTATTGTTAGTCAATCACAAAGAATTCATTGAGAATAAACCAAATTTTGCAAATAATGTCATTGTCATTGATACAAAAGGAATTTGGCAAAAATGATAAATATATTGCTTCTGGGGAGTCATGTTACAGAACGTGCATTTGCTATAGATAAAACAAACTTATTTAATTTAACCGGATGTTTTGTTGATACTTCTATTGCAACAATTTTTCACTCGAGTTCAATTGATAATACACATAAAGAACAATTAGAATCTTTTTTTCAAGAAAAAAATACAGATCTTGTATTATTAGAAAAATTTAAAGAATGTTTATCAAATAAGGACTTTGATTATGTCGTTATTGATTTTATTGATAATAGATTTAATATCTTTGAATTTAATGATAAAAGTAAAGTACTTCTTTCCGATGAACGAGATATAGTAAGTTTTATAAAAAGAAATGAAAAAAATGGAAAAATTATTGAAAAATTATCTGATGAATGGTTTGAAGAATGGAAATTAGGATGTATTGAATTTATCAAATTAGTGGCAAAATTTAATGCTTTAGATAAAATTATTCTTAATAAAATATATTGGCCTAGTATTTCTTCTGATAAAAATACTTATGATCATAATTTTGTAGTTAAAGTCAATTCTTTTTTAGATAGACAATATAACTTTTTTGAAGATTTTTTAAAAAAAGAAAACATTATACGGTATCATGATGAGCAGTTTTTAATTGATTCCAAATATACTTCTAATGTAGAACCGTTTTGTTATACTGATGAACTTTATTTATTCTTTTTAACTCAATTAAAAGACAAAAAAAAAGATATTGATTACATTAACATTGATTCTAAGTTAGATAATATTGCAGATCTTATAAAACAACAAAAATATATTTTTGAAAAAGTACAAAAGGATTTTATAAGTTTACAGGTAAATGATTATCAAGAAACCATAAATAAATTAACAAATGAATTAGAAAATAATAAAAAAATTATTGAAAAAAATAAGATAGAATTAAACAAAGTAAATCAACAAATTAATCAAATAAAAAAACAAGTTGAAAATACTATTTCTTTTCAACTTGGATATACTTTGATTCATTCCACTAAATCATTTCAAAATTTTATTTCTTTGCCTAAGAACTTATTTGATATATTTCTATTGGCGAAAAAAAGAAAAAATAAAAACAATAATTCCACTTTAGAAAAAGTTAGTTCGAATAGTTATAATTTTTATCCAAAAATCGATAGCAACTTCAAAAAGAACAATGGATTTAAATTCATCTCTATATTGGACGAAATTTCTTATACTTCGTTTGAAAGTGAATTTAAATTATACCCGCTTAATAAAAAAAATTTCGAGGATCAAATAGAGGGTTCAACCTCATTAGGTTTTTTTATTGAAAGTTGCTGGAAAGGTAATTTCGGTTTATGGGAGTATGCTTTTACTTCTCCAAACTTACAACACCAAAATGCACAGAATTTATTAAAAGCAATAGATAAATGCAAAAAAAGAGATTTTCCAATCGTATTTTGGAATAAAGAAGATCCGATGCATTATGAAAAATTTCTTCCAATAGCATCAAAATGCAATGTGATTTTTACAACAGATGTGAATAAAGTACAGGATTATCAACGTGACGTACCCAATGCAAAAGTAGAAACCCTTTTGTTTGCAGCAAATATTCATATTTGTAACCCAGCTAATCGTTTTAAAATAGAACAAAAAAATATCTGTTTTGCTGGATCTTATTATGGAGAAGGTCATAAAGATCGCAAAAAACAAATGGATGCACTATTGCCGTCCATTATTAAGTTTAAAGGTACAATATATGATAGGATGTCCCAATTAAATAATAAAAGATATGCCTACCCTAAAAAATATCATAAGTTTATTCATTCATCTGTCCCTTTTAAAGAAATTGTAAATATATATAAAAAATTTAAGATTTTTTTAAATGTAAATACTATTACAGATTCTCCAACTATGATGTCAAGACGAGTCTATGAACTTCTTGCTTGTGGTACTCCTGTAATTTCAACGCCTAGCTTAGCCATTGACAAACAATTCAAAGGCATCGTTCAAGTTGCCAAAAATGCAAAAGAGGCTAATAAAATAATTAAACATTTGTTAGAAAATGAATGGGAATGGAGAAAAATTTCTCATCTTGGTTATAGAGAAGTAATGTTAAAACATACTTATGAGCATAGAGCAATGCAAATAGTTAATGCTTTAGGAAAAAATATTCAACAAGAAAAACCGCTTGTGAGTATCGTTATGGCATCTAATCGACCCCATTTTATTTCTAGAATAGTAGAAAATATTACAAGACAAGTTTATTCTAATATTGAAGTTATCATTATTACTCAGAATTATGATGAAGAACACCTTAACGAATTAGACATAAAACTTAATAATGGTCCTAGAAAATTTAGTTCTGTTCACATAATACGTAATGATAGTGATGATACCTTAGGTGCAAGATTAAATCAGGGTATTGTTTTATCTAAAGGTGAATATGTTGCTAAATTTGATGATGATGATTTTTATTTTCCGAATTATTTGGAAGATGCTTTAATTCCATTTAAATTTGGGGACTATGGGATTGTTGGAAAAAGAGAAACTTTTGTTTATTTGGAATCTACGAATTCAACCATTTTACGTTATAAAAATCAATGTCATATGGATAGCGATTTTGTATCTGGTGCAACATTGATATTATCAAAGATTGCATTAGCAAAATTAAAATTTGCTGATCTAAATAAGGGAGAGGACTCTAATATTTTAGAACAGGCCAAAAAGCTTAATATTAAAATTTACGCCTCTGATCCATACAACTATGTTCAATTTAGATCTAAGGATGTAAATAATCACACTTGGCGAGTAGAAGATGAGTTCTTTACCAAAAAAGGCGAATTTGTAGGAAATGGCTTAGCAGAAAATATTACTGTTTTATAAAGGATTATTAATAAATGAGAATAAGTCGCTCATTCACTAATTTTTTGTATATAGAAAAACCAATAATTAATGGAAGTGTCGTAACTTTTAATTGGAAAATTGATTACGATATTAATCCTTCTATTGACAGTATGTATGTAGACTATGATGGGCTGGTTGACCTTGATAATGTTCCAATTGAAGTTCACTATAGCACCATAATTGGATTATTGCTAAATAAATTAAAAGTGGTGGAATACGATACAATAATTGTTACTGCTGATCCTATTCCTGAAAAACTAGTGCGATTTTGGTTGTCTTATCATAATTTGGAAAATGTTTATTTTTCTAATACTAAGGATGTTGACATTTTAAAATGTAATTCAAGTAAAGCAATTGGAAATATGGGGATATTGTATGGTGGTGGTAAAGATTCTTATTATGCATTAGATTTTTTTAGTAAACATCCCAATATCGATAACATAAGTTTAATATCTTTTGTGATTCCCAGTTCTCATGTTAATGAAAAAGAGTTGGAAAAAAGAAGAGACAGCCTTATTTTAGAACAAATCTTGAACCAGTATAATGTGGATGTCATTAAAATAAGGACAAATGCCAGAGAAATTATTAATAATTATCATTTGGAACTTTATTTTGCCCCTTTAGGAGTTTTGGTATGGTTAAATTTGTTTCAATTTATTACTTTTAGTTATGAATACTGCCATTATTTTGTATCTAAAGAAGGAGAAAAACAATTTGGTTTCAAAAGATCTCAACATTCTTACATAGAATATATTAGTAATTTTTATTCTTTATTTTTTGCTCAAAATGAATTAAATATTTTTAATGCCAATCAACACATGACTGAACTATCTAGTTTTGGATACTTAGTAAAAACAAAACCAGATTTTTATAAAACATTAGTAATGTGTGAATCTACAGTCAACCCTAACGAAAAGTGGTGTTGTTCTTGTAGCAAATGTGGAGAATTTGTTCTGTATTCTATGTACTATAATTTGAAACAAAATGATATAGATATGGACTGGTTTTTTAGCGAATCTAAATGGATAAAAAAAATAATAGAAAAAATATCTTTGCAACCGAAAGGTAGCTTTATTCAAGGATCTACATTTTTTCTGCATTTTGATTCTTTTAAATTTATATTGAATTCATTATATGAAAGAAAAGTGTCATTTAAAAGTGAACAGGCACAGATTAATTTTAATTTATTGGTAGATTTTTATCGTGAAGATGCTAATTTATTCCATGAAGATTGTTTTTATTATGATATTTTAAAAAAAATCTATCCATCTTCTCTCTACCAATATTCAATTAAACAATTAAGTCGGATATTGCCATCAAAAATAGCGCCAAAAGAGAAAAAGGCAGGTAACGAGGTAGTATATTTTAATAAGAATGTATTACCAATAATTAAAGAAATAAAAGGTATTATAGACCCAATGTTTTTTTCTCAACGTTTGATTTCTAA
It contains:
- the wecB gene encoding non-hydrolyzing UDP-N-acetylglucosamine 2-epimerase; the protein is MKILTIFGTRPEAIKMAPLVTRLKSIPNVVSKVCVTGQHKEMLEQVLSFFDIQPEYNLGVMKESQTLNDVTALIIEKLKPILEEFQPDYILVHGDTTTTFAASLAAFYQKIPVAHVEAGLRTNNMYSPWPEEVNRCLTSVIADLHFAPTETAKNNLLKENKRSNKVFVTGNTVVDALWMVLEKLEQLEMKNKMEAIFPFVKKKGKVILITVHRRENQGLKIKNIALAILKLAKKYPYFEFVLPLHLNPNVRQPLISVLSSQANIHLIEPQEYISFVYLMSCSYIILSDSGGIQEEAPSLGKPVLVMRETTERPEAVEAGAVKLVGSDTDSIVNEFSNLIDSPDVYKKMSESKNPYGDGTASSKIINLLLSQKKHF
- a CDS encoding DUF6270 domain-containing protein codes for the protein MINILLLGSHVTERAFAIDKTNLFNLTGCFVDTSIATIFHSSSIDNTHKEQLESFFQEKNTDLVLLEKFKECLSNKDFDYVVIDFIDNRFNIFEFNDKSKVLLSDERDIVSFIKRNEKNGKIIEKLSDEWFEEWKLGCIEFIKLVAKFNALDKIILNKIYWPSISSDKNTYDHNFVVKVNSFLDRQYNFFEDFLKKENIIRYHDEQFLIDSKYTSNVEPFCYTDELYLFFLTQLKDKKKDIDYINIDSKLDNIADLIKQQKYIFEKVQKDFISLQVNDYQETINKLTNELENNKKIIEKNKIELNKVNQQINQIKKQVENTISFQLGYTLIHSTKSFQNFISLPKNLFDIFLLAKKRKNKNNNSTLEKVSSNSYNFYPKIDSNFKKNNGFKFISILDEISYTSFESEFKLYPLNKKNFEDQIEGSTSLGFFIESCWKGNFGLWEYAFTSPNLQHQNAQNLLKAIDKCKKRDFPIVFWNKEDPMHYEKFLPIASKCNVIFTTDVNKVQDYQRDVPNAKVETLLFAANIHICNPANRFKIEQKNICFAGSYYGEGHKDRKKQMDALLPSIIKFKGTIYDRMSQLNNKRYAYPKKYHKFIHSSVPFKEIVNIYKKFKIFLNVNTITDSPTMMSRRVYELLACGTPVISTPSLAIDKQFKGIVQVAKNAKEANKIIKHLLENEWEWRKISHLGYREVMLKHTYEHRAMQIVNALGKNIQQEKPLVSIVMASNRPHFISRIVENITRQVYSNIEVIIITQNYDEEHLNELDIKLNNGPRKFSSVHIIRNDSDDTLGARLNQGIVLSKGEYVAKFDDDDFYFPNYLEDALIPFKFGDYGIVGKRETFVYLESTNSTILRYKNQCHMDSDFVSGATLILSKIALAKLKFADLNKGEDSNILEQAKKLNIKIYASDPYNYVQFRSKDVNNHTWRVEDEFFTKKGEFVGNGLAENITVL
- the wecC gene encoding UDP-N-acetyl-D-mannosamine dehydrogenase gives rise to the protein MNKTISVIGLGYIGLPAASMFASKGVKVIGVDINEHIVNTINQGKIHIVEPGLEDLVRQTVSNKYLKATNAPEPADVFLIAVPTPFKENHKPDLSYIETVTKMIAPVLKKGNLIILESTSPVGTTEKMIDWLSVLRPDLKFPSKDSENHDIFVAYCPERVLPGQVINELINNDRIIGGVTDECSNRAIEVYGIFVKGDLIKTNVRTAEMSKLTENAFRDVNIAFANELSLISDRLNIDVWELITLANRHPRVNILEPGCGVGGHCIAVDPWFMVDKTPDLTKIIRTAREVNDSKPDWVIEKVKKAVNHAAFIKNKNVQQVRIVCYGLTFKPDIDDLRESPALAIVNKLMNLYPNQVKAVEPNCQKDNCNVIVPLVEYQESIDENIDVAVLLVNHKEFIENKPNFANNVIVIDTKGIWQK
- a CDS encoding polysaccharide biosynthesis/export family protein; the protein is MKKYLLLLSVVMLTACHTLPSSGPSQSKIMSIKESESYPNKVDIIEVNTSVVMNLFNQQRSQSFSQFREAKHPYIGTIAAGDILNISVWEAPPAILFGASLTNNGSGTAQFISLPEQMVSYDGKITVPFIGSVKVSGKTPEQIQTEILRRLKPIANQPQVMVRLLKNNSANVTVLRQGNSVRMPLTAHGERVLDAVAAVGGVSENAEDISVQLMRGQEVKTISLETLAANPIENIPLRSGDVLSLLNNPLSFTALGAVNSNREIKFSAKGLSLAEAIGRMGGLIDTRSDPRGVFVFRYVPFDELRAAEKIEWKQRGYASGMDIPRVYRINLLTPESLFWLQRFPIHNKDIVYVSNAPLADFQKFLRIIFSLTSPVISTANGVNNL